A genomic stretch from Thermomonospora umbrina includes:
- a CDS encoding VOC family protein → MDLYSVMSVSDRTQALKWFAAFFGRAADEVIGEEHLWQVGENAWVVVDDSEVRAERVGMAMITLGVSDLDDILARLAAHGIDHGPVETYDNGVRHVEVLDPDGNGLSLAEPPAQ, encoded by the coding sequence ATGGACCTGTACAGCGTGATGTCGGTGAGCGACCGGACCCAGGCGCTGAAGTGGTTCGCCGCGTTCTTCGGGCGTGCCGCGGACGAGGTCATCGGTGAAGAGCACCTGTGGCAGGTCGGCGAGAACGCATGGGTCGTCGTCGACGACAGCGAGGTACGGGCCGAGCGGGTGGGCATGGCCATGATCACGCTCGGTGTGAGCGACCTCGACGACATCCTGGCCCGCCTCGCCGCCCACGGCATCGACCATGGGCCGGTGGAGACCTATGACAACGGCGTCCGCCACGTCGAGGTGCTGGACCCGGACGGCAACGGTCTGTCGCTCGCCGAGCCGCCGGCTCAGTAG
- a CDS encoding isochorismate synthase: MKLAAHTPDPLTVRTVPVPDPGDLPARLPHPQALAWIHHGQGIVAWGEAARITIPAGPDRFTRADHHLRELFAETDIDDPLALPGTGPVAFGSFAFDPASDDSVLIVPRRILGRRDGQAWLTTIGPRHHTADPLALAHPPTPPTHLQWSDGTLTAPAWQQAVAHAVERIRHGRLGKTVLARDLNVQAAEPIDARVLLDRLATRYPGCFTFAVDGLIGATPELLIRRTDDHIDSLVLAGTTPRGATPTDDHTRAQRLYHSPKDREEHAYAADMVRDALTPLCADLRIPDHPEILTLPNVIHLASPVHGTLDRERSVLDVLAALHPTPAVCGTPTGPALDLIRELEAMDRGRYAGPVGWIDARGDGEWGIALRCAELDKADPTRARLFAGCGIVADSDPAAELAEAQAKFRAMQDAFQG; encoded by the coding sequence GTGAAGCTCGCGGCGCACACCCCGGACCCACTGACCGTCCGAACCGTCCCGGTCCCCGACCCCGGCGACCTGCCCGCACGCCTACCCCACCCCCAAGCCCTCGCCTGGATCCACCACGGCCAAGGCATCGTCGCCTGGGGCGAAGCCGCCCGCATCACCATCCCCGCAGGCCCCGACCGCTTCACCCGCGCCGACCACCACCTCCGCGAACTCTTCGCCGAAACCGACATCGACGACCCCCTCGCCCTCCCCGGCACCGGCCCCGTCGCCTTCGGCAGCTTCGCCTTCGACCCCGCCTCCGACGATTCCGTCCTCATCGTCCCCCGCCGCATCCTCGGCCGCCGCGACGGACAAGCCTGGCTCACCACCATCGGCCCCCGCCACCACACCGCCGACCCCCTCGCCCTCGCACACCCCCCCACACCCCCCACCCACCTCCAATGGAGCGACGGCACCCTCACCGCCCCCGCCTGGCAACAAGCCGTCGCCCACGCCGTCGAACGCATCCGCCACGGACGCCTCGGCAAAACCGTCCTCGCCCGCGACCTCAACGTCCAAGCCGCCGAACCCATCGACGCCCGAGTCCTCCTCGACCGCCTCGCCACCCGCTACCCCGGCTGCTTCACCTTCGCCGTCGACGGCCTCATCGGAGCCACCCCCGAACTCCTCATCCGCCGCACCGACGACCACATCGACTCCCTCGTCCTCGCCGGCACCACCCCCCGCGGCGCCACCCCCACCGACGACCACACCCGCGCCCAGCGCCTCTACCACTCCCCCAAGGACCGCGAAGAACACGCCTACGCCGCCGACATGGTCCGCGACGCCCTCACCCCCCTCTGCGCCGACCTCCGCATCCCCGACCACCCCGAGATCCTCACCCTCCCCAACGTCATCCACCTCGCCTCCCCCGTCCACGGCACCCTCGACCGGGAACGCTCCGTCCTCGACGTCCTCGCCGCCCTCCACCCCACCCCCGCCGTCTGCGGCACCCCCACCGGCCCCGCCCTCGACCTCATCCGCGAACTCGAGGCCATGGACCGCGGCCGCTACGCCGGCCCCGTCGGCTGGATCGACGCCCGCGGCGACGGCGAATGGGGCATCGCCCTCCGCTGCGCCGAACTCGACAAGGCCGACCCCACCCGCGCCCGCCTCTTCGCCGGCTGCGGCATCGTCGCCGACTCCGACCCCGCCGCCGAACTCGCCGAAGCCCAGGCCAAGTTCCGCGCCATGCAGGACGCGTTCCAAGGCTGA
- a CDS encoding Gfo/Idh/MocA family protein, with product MALRVALIGYGTGGAVFHAPLIDSVPDLTLSAVVTGNPQRRQAVHDRHPDTRILDTTARLWDTAASYDLVVITAPNRRHVPLAREALHAGLPVVIDKPVAVTAAQAHDLAALADARGLAAIPFHNRRWDGDFRTLRRLVHDGDLGDVQRLESRFERWRPTIKPGWKESADPRDAGSILYDLGPHLIDQALVLFGRPDRVYAELDIRRPDAQTHDDAFVALEHAGGVRTHLWMSATAADLGPRFRALGSRASYVTYGLDGQEDALRAGRTPLDDGWGQAPPESYGRLGTPGDTRTVPTSPGAYQDFYLATARALRGEAPPPVDFMDAVHGIEIIEAALRSAEACSVVDL from the coding sequence ATGGCACTACGCGTCGCACTCATCGGCTACGGAACCGGAGGCGCGGTCTTCCACGCCCCGCTCATCGACTCCGTCCCCGACCTCACCCTGTCCGCCGTCGTCACCGGCAACCCGCAACGACGACAAGCCGTCCACGACCGCCACCCCGACACACGGATCCTCGACACCACCGCACGACTCTGGGACACCGCCGCCTCCTACGACCTCGTCGTCATCACCGCACCCAACCGACGACACGTCCCCCTCGCCCGGGAGGCCCTGCACGCCGGACTCCCCGTCGTCATCGACAAACCCGTCGCCGTCACCGCCGCCCAGGCCCACGACCTGGCCGCACTCGCCGACGCACGCGGACTCGCCGCCATCCCGTTCCACAACCGCCGCTGGGACGGCGACTTCCGCACCCTGCGACGGCTCGTCCACGACGGCGACCTCGGCGACGTCCAGCGCCTGGAATCCCGCTTCGAACGTTGGCGGCCCACGATCAAACCCGGCTGGAAGGAGAGCGCCGACCCCCGGGACGCCGGCAGCATCCTGTACGACCTCGGACCCCACCTCATCGACCAGGCCCTCGTCCTCTTCGGACGCCCCGACCGCGTCTACGCCGAACTCGACATCCGCCGCCCCGACGCCCAGACCCACGACGACGCCTTCGTCGCCCTCGAGCACGCCGGCGGCGTCCGCACCCACCTCTGGATGAGCGCCACCGCCGCCGACCTCGGCCCCCGCTTCCGCGCCCTCGGCAGCCGCGCCTCCTACGTGACGTACGGGCTGGACGGACAGGAGGACGCCCTGCGCGCCGGTCGCACACCGCTCGACGACGGGTGGGGACAGGCCCCGCCGGAGTCGTACGGTCGACTCGGCACACCGGGCGACACCCGTACGGTGCCCACGAGCCCCGGGGCCTACCAGGACTTCTACCTGGCGACCGCGCGGGCTCTGCGCGGTGAGGCTCCCCCGCCCGTGGACTTCATGGACGCCGTCCACGGCATCGAGATCATCGAGGCGGCTCTTCGCTCGGCTGAGGCTTGTTCGGTGGTTGATCTGTGA
- a CDS encoding alpha/beta fold hydrolase, translated as MQVTDKPRHRTLDVDGVEIFYREAGMADRPCVLLLHGFPSSSHTFRNVLSPLAEVSRVIAPDLPGFGFSSAPSVEEYEYTFAGLADTIEAFLERIGVDECFIYLHDFGAPVGYHLATRRPERVLGLIVQNGNAHEDGLGDQWDDARAFWADPSEANRARLPAWLNFEGTRYQYLGGLPERVRGLHPPEAWHLDWERMSRPGNIEAQFRLFRDYAAHVARFEELADYHRTHQPPGLLLWGRHDPFFDLHEIMAYTRALDRLEMHIYDAGHLLLETHAPECAALMASFITDVTAERTDTPGRRR; from the coding sequence ATGCAGGTGACCGACAAGCCACGCCACCGCACCCTCGACGTGGACGGAGTCGAGATCTTCTACCGGGAGGCGGGCATGGCGGACAGACCCTGCGTGCTGCTGCTGCACGGCTTCCCCAGCTCGTCACACACCTTCCGCAACGTGCTCTCGCCGCTGGCCGAGGTGAGCCGGGTCATCGCCCCCGACCTGCCCGGCTTCGGCTTCTCCTCCGCGCCGAGCGTCGAGGAGTACGAGTACACCTTCGCCGGCCTGGCCGACACCATCGAGGCGTTCCTCGAACGGATCGGCGTCGACGAGTGCTTCATCTACCTGCACGACTTCGGCGCACCGGTCGGCTACCACCTCGCCACCCGGCGTCCCGAGCGCGTCCTCGGGCTCATCGTGCAGAACGGCAACGCCCACGAGGACGGCCTGGGCGACCAGTGGGACGACGCACGGGCGTTCTGGGCCGATCCCTCGGAGGCCAACCGCGCGCGGCTGCCCGCATGGCTGAACTTCGAGGGAACGCGCTACCAATACCTGGGCGGGCTGCCGGAACGGGTGCGCGGCCTCCACCCGCCCGAGGCGTGGCACCTGGATTGGGAACGGATGTCACGGCCGGGCAACATCGAGGCCCAGTTCCGGTTGTTCCGCGACTACGCCGCCCACGTCGCACGCTTCGAAGAGCTGGCCGACTACCACCGAACGCACCAGCCCCCCGGCCTGCTGCTCTGGGGCCGCCACGATCCGTTCTTCGACCTGCACGAGATCATGGCCTACACACGAGCCCTCGACCGGCTGGAGATGCACATCTACGACGCCGGCCACCTCCTCCTGGAAACCCACGCACCCGAGTGCGCCGCGCTGATGGCGTCGTTCATCACCGATGTCACCGCCGAACGCACCGACACTCCCGGCCGTCGACGCTGA
- a CDS encoding 1,4-dihydroxy-2-naphthoyl-CoA synthase: MVSELFDPDAWKEVEGFDFTDITYHRAVDQGTVRIAFSRPEVRNAFRPHTVDELYRALDHARMSSDVGCVLLTGNGPSPKDGGWAFCSGGDQRIRGRDGYRYADGETSESIDPARSGRLHILEVQRLIRFMPKVVVCVVPGWAAGGGHSLHVVADLTLASREHARFKQTDADVASFDGGFGSAYLARQVGQKFAREIFFLGDEYDAEAAHRMGMVNAVVPHAELERTALEWARKINGKSPTAQRMLKFSFNLIDDGLVGQQVFAGEATRLAYMTDEAAEGRDSFLEKRDPDWSRYPWYY, from the coding sequence ATGGTCTCAGAGCTGTTCGACCCGGACGCGTGGAAGGAAGTCGAGGGCTTCGACTTCACCGACATCACCTATCACCGGGCGGTCGACCAGGGCACCGTCCGCATCGCCTTCTCCCGGCCCGAGGTGCGCAACGCGTTCCGCCCCCACACCGTCGACGAGCTCTACCGCGCCCTCGACCACGCCCGCATGTCGAGCGACGTCGGATGCGTGCTGCTGACCGGGAACGGACCCTCGCCCAAGGACGGCGGCTGGGCGTTCTGCTCCGGCGGCGACCAGCGGATCCGGGGCCGGGACGGCTACCGGTACGCCGACGGCGAGACGAGCGAGTCCATCGACCCGGCCCGCTCGGGGCGGCTGCACATCCTGGAGGTGCAGCGGCTCATCCGCTTCATGCCCAAGGTCGTCGTCTGCGTGGTGCCCGGCTGGGCGGCGGGCGGCGGGCACAGCCTGCACGTGGTGGCCGATCTCACCCTCGCGAGCCGCGAGCACGCCCGCTTCAAGCAGACCGACGCCGACGTGGCCAGCTTCGACGGCGGGTTCGGGTCGGCGTACCTGGCCCGCCAGGTGGGCCAGAAGTTCGCCCGGGAGATCTTCTTCCTCGGCGACGAGTACGACGCCGAGGCCGCCCACCGGATGGGCATGGTCAACGCCGTCGTCCCGCACGCGGAACTGGAGCGCACCGCACTGGAGTGGGCCCGTAAGATCAACGGCAAGAGCCCGACGGCGCAGCGGATGCTGAAGTTCTCCTTCAACCTCATCGACGACGGGCTGGTCGGTCAGCAGGTGTTCGCCGGTGAGGCCACCCGGCTGGCCTACATGACCGACGAGGCGGCCGAGGGCCGCGACTCGTTCCTGGAGAAGCGCGACCCCGACTGGTCGCGTTACCCCTGGTATTACTAG
- a CDS encoding spermidine synthase, with the protein MNAHHPYDPTASTDQTPVTLERAPGIAGEIVLRRSGPHHEIISNGVFLMDTRDGTSERLLVTAALDRLTPPADILIGGLGVGFSLTAATHHPHTATITVIEREPAVIAWHTTHLRPHTHGALDDPRVHLENADLTTWLRTTTRTFDALCLDIDNGPDWTVTDDNADLYDTDGLDLLATRLNPHGILAVWSAAASPAFERRLRSRFTDITAHPVPAAHGEPDLVYLARRTP; encoded by the coding sequence ATGAACGCCCACCACCCCTACGACCCCACCGCCTCCACCGACCAGACCCCGGTCACCCTGGAACGCGCCCCCGGCATCGCCGGCGAGATCGTCCTCCGCCGCAGCGGCCCCCACCACGAGATCATCAGCAACGGCGTCTTCCTCATGGACACCCGCGACGGCACCTCCGAACGCCTCCTCGTCACCGCCGCCCTCGACCGCCTCACCCCACCCGCCGACATCCTCATCGGCGGCCTCGGCGTCGGCTTCTCCCTCACCGCCGCCACCCACCACCCCCACACCGCCACCATCACCGTCATCGAACGCGAACCCGCCGTCATCGCCTGGCACACCACCCACCTGCGCCCCCACACCCACGGCGCCCTCGACGACCCCCGCGTCCACCTCGAGAACGCCGACCTCACCACCTGGCTCCGCACCACCACCCGCACCTTCGACGCCCTCTGCCTCGACATCGACAACGGCCCCGACTGGACCGTCACCGACGACAACGCCGACCTCTACGACACCGACGGCCTCGACCTCCTCGCCACCCGCCTCAACCCCCACGGCATCCTCGCCGTCTGGAGCGCCGCCGCCTCCCCCGCCTTCGAACGACGCCTCCGCAGCCGCTTCACCGACATCACCGCCCACCCCGTCCCCGCCGCCCACGGCGAACCCGACCTCGTCTACCTCGCCCGACGCACACCGTGA
- the menD gene encoding 2-succinyl-5-enolpyruvyl-6-hydroxy-3-cyclohexene-1-carboxylic-acid synthase has translation MNPATALATVLVDELLRCGMTDVVLAPGSRSAPLALALHAVAKVGRLRLHVRVDERSASFLALGLAKRSGRPVALVCTSGTAAANFHPAVIEAHQSGVPLLVLTADRPPELRDTGANQTIDQMRLYGTAVRWSCEIGVPEDRPGMVAYWRSLVSRAWGLALAPSPGPVHLNAAFREPLIPDGDESWCEPLDGDATGAWTRVRAATPGSVLHVPPTRRGVLIVGDGAANVKRYVAAASMAGWPVLAEPSGNARYGDHALSSHHFLLGTPEFVERHRPEVVVTLGKPGLSRPLMGLLRRAEEHIVVGPDLTRWPDPVRSATQVAQDVEIPVVSGDDGWLRSWRTADLAATRAVDAVLDADDEVTEPRLARDLVASMPGGSLLFCAASMPIRDLDQTMRPRRGIRILANRGASGIDGLVSTAMGAALAHSGRSYALLGDLSFLHDQNGLILGPEEPRPDLAIVVVNNRGGGIFSLLPQAALEDPFERVFGTPHDVDLAYVAGAHRLPYTLLESAADLPKAISGQGLRIVEARTEREGNAALHARMRRAAQEAVRAVLGVQDRRT, from the coding sequence ATGAACCCCGCGACCGCGCTGGCCACGGTGCTGGTCGACGAGCTGCTCCGCTGCGGCATGACCGACGTGGTGCTGGCCCCCGGGTCGCGTTCGGCGCCGCTGGCGCTGGCCCTGCACGCCGTCGCGAAGGTGGGTCGGCTGCGGCTGCACGTCCGCGTCGACGAACGGTCCGCGTCGTTCCTGGCGTTGGGGCTGGCCAAGCGGTCGGGCCGGCCGGTGGCGCTGGTCTGCACGTCCGGGACGGCGGCGGCCAACTTCCATCCGGCGGTGATCGAGGCCCACCAGTCCGGGGTCCCGCTGCTGGTGCTGACCGCCGACCGGCCGCCGGAGCTGCGCGACACGGGCGCCAACCAGACCATCGACCAGATGCGGCTGTACGGCACGGCGGTCCGCTGGAGCTGCGAGATCGGGGTGCCGGAGGACCGGCCGGGCATGGTGGCCTACTGGCGGTCGCTGGTGAGCCGGGCGTGGGGGCTGGCCCTGGCGCCCTCGCCGGGTCCGGTGCATCTCAACGCGGCGTTCCGGGAGCCGCTGATCCCCGACGGCGACGAGTCGTGGTGCGAGCCGCTCGACGGCGACGCGACCGGCGCGTGGACCCGCGTGCGCGCGGCGACCCCGGGCTCGGTGCTGCACGTGCCGCCGACGCGGCGCGGCGTCCTGATCGTGGGGGACGGGGCGGCCAACGTGAAGCGGTACGTGGCGGCGGCGTCCATGGCGGGCTGGCCGGTGCTCGCCGAGCCCAGCGGCAACGCCCGCTACGGCGACCACGCCCTCTCGTCCCATCACTTCCTGCTGGGCACTCCGGAGTTCGTCGAACGGCACCGGCCCGAGGTGGTCGTGACGCTCGGCAAGCCGGGGCTGTCACGGCCGCTGATGGGGCTGCTGCGGCGTGCCGAGGAGCACATCGTGGTGGGCCCGGACCTGACGCGCTGGCCCGATCCGGTCCGCTCGGCGACCCAGGTCGCGCAGGACGTGGAGATCCCGGTGGTGTCCGGAGACGACGGCTGGCTGCGGTCGTGGCGGACGGCGGACCTGGCGGCCACCCGGGCGGTGGACGCGGTGCTGGACGCCGACGACGAGGTGACCGAGCCCCGGCTGGCCCGCGACCTGGTCGCGTCGATGCCGGGCGGGTCGCTGCTGTTCTGCGCCGCGAGCATGCCCATCCGGGACCTGGACCAGACGATGCGGCCCCGGCGCGGCATCCGGATCCTGGCCAACCGGGGGGCCAGCGGCATCGACGGGCTGGTCTCCACCGCGATGGGCGCGGCGCTGGCGCACAGCGGCCGGTCGTACGCGCTGCTGGGCGACCTGTCGTTCCTGCACGATCAGAACGGGTTGATCCTGGGCCCGGAGGAGCCCCGGCCCGACCTGGCGATCGTGGTGGTCAACAACCGGGGCGGCGGGATCTTCTCGCTGCTGCCGCAGGCCGCGCTGGAGGATCCGTTCGAGCGCGTCTTCGGGACCCCGCACGACGTCGACCTGGCCTATGTGGCGGGGGCGCACCGGCTGCCGTACACGCTGCTGGAGTCGGCGGCGGACCTGCCGAAGGCCATCTCGGGGCAGGGGCTGCGGATCGTGGAGGCGCGCACCGAGCGGGAGGGCAACGCCGCGCTGCACGCCCGGATGCGCCGCGCCGCCCAAGAGGCGGTCCGCGCGGTCCTCGGCGTGCAGGACCGCCGTACCTGA
- a CDS encoding tyrosine-protein phosphatase, whose product MSEQTRWVELDGAVNVRDLGGLATVDGRTTRFGRVLRSDNLQALTHADQRILLGQFHVTDVIDLRSAAEVRLEGPGPLTRVLAVTLHHLSLFAEGGLHTDVAADLPDEGDRVDVDNALPWTSREDHGPELDRSVGHYLGYLADRPDSIVSALRVMARTGGAALVHCAAGKDRTGVVCALALDVVGVRREEIVADYAQTGERLEAVLARLRASETYAADLDSRPADSHRPEASIMEKFLAALDERFDGSLGWLGAHGWTDADTEALRTRLLGAG is encoded by the coding sequence ATGAGCGAGCAGACACGATGGGTGGAGCTGGACGGGGCGGTCAATGTTCGCGATCTCGGCGGGCTGGCCACGGTCGACGGGCGGACCACACGGTTCGGCAGAGTGTTGCGGTCCGACAACCTGCAGGCGCTGACCCACGCCGACCAGCGGATCCTGCTGGGTCAATTCCATGTCACCGACGTCATCGACCTGCGCAGCGCGGCCGAGGTGCGCCTGGAGGGCCCTGGGCCGCTGACCCGCGTGCTGGCGGTGACCCTGCACCACCTGTCCCTGTTCGCCGAGGGCGGCCTGCACACCGACGTCGCCGCCGACCTCCCCGACGAGGGCGACCGGGTCGACGTCGACAACGCGCTGCCCTGGACGTCCCGGGAGGACCACGGGCCCGAGCTCGACCGTTCCGTCGGCCACTACCTGGGCTACCTCGCCGACCGTCCCGACTCGATCGTCTCCGCGCTGCGCGTCATGGCCCGTACGGGCGGCGCCGCGCTGGTGCACTGCGCGGCGGGCAAGGACCGCACCGGCGTGGTGTGCGCGCTGGCGCTGGACGTCGTCGGGGTGCGCCGCGAGGAGATCGTCGCCGACTACGCCCAGACCGGCGAACGGCTGGAGGCCGTGCTCGCGCGGCTGCGGGCCAGTGAGACCTACGCCGCCGACCTGGACTCCCGGCCCGCCGACAGCCACCGCCCCGAGGCGTCGATCATGGAGAAGTTCCTGGCCGCGCTGGACGAGCGGTTCGACGGGTCGCTCGGCTGGCTGGGCGCCCACGGCTGGACCGACGCCGACACCGAGGCCCTGCGGACCAGACTGCTCGGCGCCGGCTGA
- a CDS encoding o-succinylbenzoate synthase — protein MRVYSIPMRTRFRGITRREGVLIHGPAGWGEFSPFAEYGPRECARWLAAAREAAFDGWPEPLRDAIPVNATIPAVDPERAAEMTRASGCRTAKVKVAERGIEPDRSDTEDVARVEAVREAIGPDGRVRVDVNGAWDVDRAVRMIKRLDRYDLEYVEQPCATLEELAQVRRRVDVPVAADESIRRAEDPLKVRAAEAADIAVLKVQPLGGVRAALRVAEQAGLPVVVSSAVETSVGLAAGLALAAALPELPYACGLATLALLEGDVTADPLVPIDGAIPVRRPEPDPGLMAAYAVDDRGWRRRVADARALMDAPQVIGDVR, from the coding sequence GTGCGGGTCTACTCCATCCCGATGCGGACGCGGTTTCGCGGCATCACGCGCCGGGAGGGCGTGCTCATCCACGGCCCCGCCGGGTGGGGGGAGTTCTCCCCGTTCGCCGAGTACGGCCCCCGCGAGTGCGCCCGGTGGCTGGCGGCGGCGCGGGAGGCCGCGTTCGACGGATGGCCGGAGCCGCTGCGCGACGCGATCCCGGTGAACGCGACGATCCCCGCCGTCGATCCGGAGCGCGCGGCCGAGATGACGCGCGCGTCCGGGTGCCGCACGGCGAAGGTGAAGGTCGCCGAACGGGGCATCGAGCCCGACCGGTCCGACACCGAGGACGTGGCCCGGGTCGAGGCGGTGCGCGAGGCGATCGGCCCGGACGGCCGCGTCCGCGTCGACGTCAACGGCGCCTGGGACGTCGACCGCGCCGTCCGGATGATCAAGCGCCTGGACCGGTACGACCTGGAGTACGTCGAGCAGCCCTGCGCCACTCTGGAGGAGTTGGCGCAGGTCCGGCGACGGGTGGACGTGCCGGTGGCGGCCGACGAGTCCATCCGCCGCGCCGAGGACCCCCTGAAGGTGCGGGCCGCCGAGGCCGCCGACATCGCCGTCCTGAAGGTGCAGCCGCTCGGCGGGGTCCGGGCGGCGCTGCGGGTGGCCGAGCAGGCCGGGTTGCCCGTGGTGGTGTCCAGCGCCGTGGAGACGTCGGTGGGCCTGGCGGCGGGCCTGGCGCTGGCGGCGGCGCTGCCGGAGCTGCCGTACGCGTGCGGGTTGGCCACGCTGGCCCTGCTGGAGGGCGACGTCACCGCCGATCCGCTGGTGCCGATCGACGGGGCGATCCCGGTGCGGCGACCCGAGCCCGACCCCGGTCTCATGGCCGCCTACGCGGTGGACGACCGGGGGTGGCGTCGCCGGGTCGCCGACGCCCGGGCCCTGATGGACGCGCCGCAGGTGATCGGAGACGTGCGATGA
- a CDS encoding AMP-binding protein, whose product MDRPVHALVLPPGPRLFRALAAALDGDGPAICPLSPDLPRPALDAMVDALAPAAVETADGVVPHRPRSARVPVTGIPTDPGTAVLIATSGSTGAPKMVELSAAALRHSAAATLDRIGAAPGDGWLCCLPTSHIGGIQVLVRSLLAGTEPVIQPKFDVDAVASVPERHMGLVPTQLRRLLDAGVDPARLGTIVLGGAAASPALLTEARERGARIFTTYGMSETSGGCVYEGVPLGGVRADIGDDGRIRLAGPVLFSGYRLRPQATADVRDGDWFLTRDLGVVEDDRLRVLGRVDDVVNTGGEKILATEVAAVLARHPQVKDVAVVGRPDPEWGERVTAVIVPAGDPPTLTDLRAWVRDTLPAHAAPRELDLVEAIPLLPSGKPDRQALREARTPGA is encoded by the coding sequence ATGGACCGTCCGGTGCACGCCCTCGTCCTGCCGCCCGGCCCCCGGCTGTTCCGGGCGCTGGCGGCCGCGTTGGACGGCGACGGACCCGCGATCTGCCCCCTCTCCCCCGACCTGCCGCGCCCCGCCCTGGACGCGATGGTGGACGCGCTCGCCCCAGCCGCCGTGGAGACCGCCGACGGCGTCGTCCCGCACCGGCCGCGCAGCGCCCGCGTTCCCGTGACGGGGATCCCGACCGATCCCGGCACCGCCGTGCTGATCGCCACGTCCGGGTCCACCGGCGCCCCCAAGATGGTGGAGCTGTCGGCGGCGGCGCTACGGCACTCGGCCGCCGCGACCCTCGACCGCATCGGGGCCGCGCCCGGCGACGGCTGGCTGTGCTGCCTGCCCACCAGCCACATCGGCGGGATCCAGGTACTGGTGCGCTCGCTGCTCGCCGGAACCGAGCCGGTGATCCAGCCGAAGTTCGACGTGGACGCCGTAGCCTCGGTCCCCGAACGGCACATGGGCCTGGTCCCCACCCAATTGCGACGGCTGCTGGACGCGGGCGTGGACCCGGCCCGGCTCGGAACGATCGTGCTCGGCGGCGCCGCCGCCTCCCCCGCCCTGCTCACCGAGGCCCGCGAACGCGGCGCGCGGATCTTCACCACGTACGGGATGAGCGAGACCAGCGGCGGCTGCGTGTACGAAGGTGTGCCCCTCGGCGGCGTCCGCGCGGACATCGGCGACGACGGACGGATCCGGCTCGCGGGGCCGGTGCTGTTCTCCGGCTACCGGCTCCGGCCGCAGGCGACCGCCGACGTCCGGGACGGCGACTGGTTCCTCACCCGGGATCTCGGCGTCGTCGAGGACGACCGACTGCGCGTGCTCGGGCGGGTCGACGACGTCGTCAACACCGGCGGCGAGAAGATCCTGGCCACCGAGGTCGCCGCCGTCCTGGCCCGCCACCCCCAGGTCAAGGACGTGGCCGTCGTGGGCCGCCCGGACCCCGAATGGGGCGAGCGGGTCACCGCGGTGATCGTCCCCGCCGGCGACCCGCCCACCCTCACCGATCTGCGCGCCTGGGTCCGCGACACCCTCCCGGCCCACGCGGCGCCCCGTGAGCTGGACCTGGTCGAGGCCATCCCTTTGCTCCCCTCGGGCAAGCCCGACCGCCAGGCTCTCCGGGAAGCCCGCACCCCCGGCGCTTGA